The Spirosoma foliorum genome has a window encoding:
- a CDS encoding nuclear transport factor 2 family protein: MLTINDMETKQTVQHYFDAIIAGKFEEAQQWKAPDEKHWISGEGSWPFGGWQTADRMARIHETIRSRFPKGLQITINSILTEGEHAAVHLRNYTERIDGRIYDNQIVFLMRVKNGLIVEEKEFLDTILVNELVCGKLDE; encoded by the coding sequence ATGTTAACGATAAACGATATGGAGACCAAACAGACAGTTCAACATTATTTTGATGCCATCATAGCCGGCAAGTTCGAGGAAGCCCAGCAATGGAAAGCACCGGATGAAAAACACTGGATAAGTGGAGAGGGCTCCTGGCCTTTTGGGGGGTGGCAGACTGCCGATCGTATGGCCCGGATCCATGAAACCATCCGAAGCCGGTTCCCTAAAGGGCTTCAGATTACGATCAACTCCATCCTAACCGAGGGGGAGCATGCTGCCGTGCACCTTAGAAATTATACCGAGCGTATTGATGGCCGCATCTACGACAATCAAATTGTCTTTTTGATGCGGGTGAAAAATGGCCTGATCGTCGAGGAAAAAGAATTTCTGGATACAATCCTGGTCAATGAACTCGTTTGTGGTAAACTTGATGAATAA
- a CDS encoding PA14 domain-containing protein gives MFTTATSRGGTDISLAQWQSQFGRDLSSANSPVTYSSGNPDDDIKFTVNPTAASGQVSLDGTYRDPLSNVYSGQVTVGPYSSLILFNDGSAAASLRTADNPANAMPGLDYKYYEGNWSLLPDFSTLTAVKSGSVTIPNLTREANRTYNYALTYTGYVRVPADGSYTFYTASDDGSKLYIGSTLVVNNDGLQALTERSGTIGLKAGQHALTIQYLQGGGDQALTISYSGISLSKQTVPASAYYRVSTPCEGMYTLKSGNWSDVSVWSCGRLPTSTDVVRIMSDHTIVLNVDGTVKNLVYLGGTLHYSATTKLVIND, from the coding sequence ATGTTTACTACGGCAACGTCACGGGGGGGGACGGATATCTCGTTAGCTCAGTGGCAGAGCCAATTCGGGCGTGACCTGAGCTCAGCCAACAGTCCAGTTACCTATTCATCGGGTAATCCGGATGACGATATCAAATTTACCGTGAACCCTACGGCAGCCAGTGGTCAGGTTTCGCTCGATGGCACTTATCGCGACCCGTTGAGTAACGTGTATTCAGGTCAGGTAACGGTTGGGCCTTATTCTTCACTAATTTTATTCAACGACGGATCGGCTGCTGCTTCGTTACGGACAGCCGACAACCCGGCTAACGCCATGCCGGGCTTGGACTATAAGTATTACGAAGGCAACTGGAGTCTGCTGCCTGATTTTAGTACGCTGACAGCGGTAAAATCGGGCAGTGTCACCATTCCCAATCTTACCCGCGAAGCCAATCGAACTTACAACTACGCCTTGACGTATACGGGTTACGTGCGTGTACCGGCGGATGGTAGTTATACCTTTTACACCGCTTCGGATGACGGCAGTAAGCTTTACATCGGTAGCACGCTGGTGGTCAACAACGATGGTCTGCAAGCGCTGACCGAGCGCTCAGGTACGATTGGGCTAAAAGCAGGTCAGCATGCCCTTACGATTCAGTATTTACAGGGGGGAGGTGATCAGGCCTTGACGATAAGTTATAGTGGGATTAGTTTAAGCAAACAGACCGTTCCCGCTTCGGCTTATTACCGGGTATCGACCCCTTGCGAGGGTATGTACACGCTGAAATCTGGCAATTGGAGTGATGTTAGCGTTTGGTCGTGTGGCCGACTTCCAACCAGCACAGATGTCGTCAGGATTATGAGTGACCACACAATTGTTTTGAATGTCGATGGAACGGTCAAAAATCTGGTCTATCTGGGTGGAACCCTTCACTATTCAGCTACTACGAAGTTGGTTATCAATGACTAA
- a CDS encoding cellulose binding domain-containing protein — protein sequence MPNPHITAYRNGVIFYGQEPTTVISQPAVQVYSAAKDSPRTSQIQPRLELRNTGNVALAVANLRLRYYFTSDNNQPASVYVDYASIGASNVAARVVKLPSPVNGADSYVELSFPGSTMMVNALSSLGVIDFRLVRSDNGLFDQTNDYSYAPSYGNVGLNDHVTAYVNNQLVFGTPPSGASARVGASEPAAELVVRVLGNPVVGSSAQVEIRGAEGQAVSLRLVDLQGRSVHEQRIEQAGETELVSVPLGQSRGLLLLNVSTPSQQQRLKLVRP from the coding sequence GTGCCCAACCCCCACATCACGGCCTATCGCAACGGCGTCATTTTCTATGGTCAGGAGCCGACTACAGTGATCTCTCAACCGGCGGTGCAGGTCTACTCGGCGGCCAAGGATAGCCCCAGGACGTCGCAGATTCAGCCCCGCCTGGAGCTGCGCAATACGGGCAACGTAGCCCTGGCGGTGGCGAATTTGAGACTGCGTTACTACTTCACCTCCGATAACAATCAGCCGGCCAGCGTCTACGTAGACTATGCCAGCATCGGAGCTTCCAACGTAGCCGCCCGGGTGGTCAAGCTGCCCTCGCCAGTGAACGGGGCGGACAGCTACGTGGAGCTGAGCTTCCCCGGCAGTACCATGATGGTCAATGCGCTGAGCAGTCTGGGCGTGATTGACTTCCGGCTGGTACGTTCGGACAACGGTTTGTTTGACCAAACCAATGACTACTCCTATGCCCCTAGCTATGGTAACGTGGGTTTAAACGACCACGTGACGGCGTACGTCAACAATCAACTGGTGTTTGGCACTCCGCCCTCGGGGGCTTCGGCCCGAGTTGGGGCCAGTGAGCCTGCCGCTGAGTTGGTCGTCAGGGTGCTGGGCAACCCGGTGGTGGGCAGCAGTGCCCAGGTCGAGATTCGGGGCGCTGAGGGGCAGGCAGTGAGTCTGCGCCTGGTGGATTTGCAGGGCCGGTCGGTGCATGAGCAGCGCATCGAGCAGGCGGGGGAGACTGAGCTGGTGAGTGTGCCACTGGGTCAGAGCCGGGGCCTGTTGCTGTTGAACGTAAGCACCCCCAGCCAGCAGCAGCGTTTAAAGCTGGTGCGGCCCTAG
- a CDS encoding IS701 family transposase, which translates to MKVTAQLYGQFLLSSQINYTATYLADHLEGITHDNVQYFLKASRVAPRQVWQHVRHQIQLDTDGYILFDDTVLNKEHSHKIELVRRQYSGNAHGIIKGIGVVNCVYFNPKINQFWLIDYRIFNPDEDGKSKLDHVLDMLNQLAPRQISYRIVLMDSWYAVTDLFKWLITNEKLFYCPIKSNRKVDDSGGKEPYQPVSYLSWSAQQVQQGKLVKVHKMPQNTYLKLFRVLVSTHRTDYIVTNDLAQNETSAAEEKSGIRWTIEQFHREDKQITGLECCQCRLARSQRNHIGLAALTWLRFKQLAYQTKKTVYQLKQGLLDAYLRQELANPSVAFA; encoded by the coding sequence TTGAAGGTCACCGCACAACTTTACGGACAGTTTCTACTGAGTAGCCAGATCAACTATACGGCTACCTACTTGGCTGATCACCTGGAAGGGATCACCCATGACAATGTGCAGTACTTTCTCAAAGCTAGCCGAGTGGCACCTCGCCAGGTCTGGCAACATGTCCGCCACCAAATTCAACTGGATACCGATGGCTATATCCTCTTTGATGATACCGTGCTCAATAAAGAACATAGTCATAAAATTGAACTGGTTCGTCGGCAATACAGTGGAAATGCTCATGGAATCATCAAAGGCATCGGTGTGGTTAATTGTGTCTACTTCAATCCTAAAATTAATCAGTTCTGGCTCATTGACTACCGTATTTTTAATCCCGATGAGGATGGAAAAAGCAAGTTGGATCATGTGTTGGACATGCTTAACCAACTAGCACCCCGCCAGATCAGTTATCGAATCGTCTTAATGGACAGTTGGTATGCTGTGACCGACCTCTTCAAGTGGCTCATTACCAATGAAAAACTGTTTTACTGTCCTATCAAGAGCAACCGTAAGGTCGATGATTCAGGTGGCAAAGAACCGTATCAACCTGTCAGCTATCTGAGCTGGTCAGCTCAACAGGTGCAGCAGGGTAAGCTGGTTAAAGTACACAAGATGCCTCAAAACACCTATCTTAAACTGTTCCGCGTACTGGTGTCTACCCACCGGACGGACTATATCGTCACCAACGATTTAGCTCAAAATGAGACGAGTGCCGCTGAAGAAAAAAGTGGTATTCGTTGGACAATTGAGCAGTTTCATCGAGAAGATAAGCAGATCACGGGTCTGGAATGTTGTCAATGTCGATTAGCTCGTAGTCAACGCAATCACATTGGCTTAGCGGCTCTGACTTGGTTACGTTTTAAACAGTTGGCTTATCAGACTAAGAAAACGGTTTACCAACTCAAACAAGGCTTATTAGATGCTTACCTTCGTCAAGAGTTGGCGAATCCTTCAGTTGCCTTTGCGTAA
- a CDS encoding cellulose binding domain-containing protein, whose protein sequence is MKQSLHPHPSISTKGRSYWLLWLLLILPWLAQAQCPTGDVTLSSQAAVNAFPPGCVNFPGRLTIKGDDITDLRPLAKLQTVGSDLQIVSNGTLTSLQGLGSLTRVYNLVIDNNAQLTSLASLTALTQTGNYLEITNNGSLTSLQGLESLTRVGHSVLITNNTKLTNLAGLTALTQIGFDLQIEDNRALTSLQGLGRLTSIPGNLSISDNAQLTSLASLTALTQTGQSVLIINNGSLTSLQGLSNLTHVGGSLAISNNAQLTSLAALTKLTQIGDDLDILNNPVLSACAIPPICQYLTSPNGRITISGNAPGCQSRQDVQADCFPLSITQQPASSSVVCIATPVSTSVGVAGNARFYQWYQNGTALTSQTSATLTLPSPTTADAGRYVVVISNSVTSLTSTAFNLTVNASSVSLSNNGPLTCTQTSVALSASGTTGATYAFRGVNGAIASSGNTASVSSPGTYTVTASLNGCSSTTTTTVGSNTTPPTVSISPSATAICAGQSVTLNANAMTSGGTLSYRWNTNATTHSISVSATGPYSVSVIRSDNGCVATATASVTVNPLPTPNILGLASAYCQNAGQQPLAGSPSGGVFTVDGSSATSFNPAGLTIGQHTVVYSYTNTSGCSNTTAQTVTIKEVPPAPTLVTASGYPYPAGQSRLTTSQNVGPVSLTVLGCSGGMLMANGNAASSFTITTAMTGTQTYTATCTSNGCTSLAGSFQLTVLPTTLSVLHRDADYGNTQNNVIKPYLELANAGGQAIPYSEVTVRYWFTTEGQAPPTNLAVYYAQLGAVSMSYVPLNQPRQGAFGYVEYSFPGGGEPGRGRQLGTHPERHPENRWQ, encoded by the coding sequence ATGAAACAATCTTTACACCCCCATCCCTCCATTAGTACGAAGGGGCGAAGTTACTGGCTGTTGTGGCTGCTGCTGATCCTGCCCTGGCTCGCTCAGGCCCAGTGCCCGACTGGCGACGTAACCTTATCGAGTCAGGCGGCCGTCAACGCCTTCCCACCGGGCTGCGTAAATTTTCCAGGTAGGTTAACCATCAAAGGGGATGATATTACCGACCTACGGCCTTTAGCTAAGCTGCAAACCGTGGGCTCAGACTTACAAATAGTCAGTAATGGGACGCTCACCAGCTTGCAGGGACTGGGTAGTCTGACTCGCGTCTATAACTTAGTCATCGACAACAATGCGCAACTCACCAGCCTGGCTAGCTTAACGGCCCTCACCCAGACGGGTAACTATTTAGAAATCACCAATAATGGCTCGCTCACCAGCCTGCAGGGACTGGAAAGCCTGACTCGCGTAGGCCATAGTGTACTCATCACCAACAATACGAAACTCACCAACCTGGCTGGTTTGACGGCCCTTACTCAGATAGGCTTTGATTTACAAATCGAGGATAATAGGGCGCTCACCAGCCTGCAGGGGCTAGGTAGACTGACTAGTATACCTGGCAACTTATCTATCAGTGACAATGCGCAACTCACCAGTCTGGCTAGCTTGACGGCCCTCACCCAGACGGGCCAGAGTGTACTAATCATAAATAATGGCTCGCTCACTAGCCTGCAGGGACTGAGTAATCTGACTCATGTAGGCGGCAGCTTAGCCATTAGTAACAATGCTCAGCTTACCAGCTTGGCGGCCTTAACTAAACTGACCCAGATCGGCGACGATTTGGACATTCTCAACAACCCCGTCCTGAGCGCCTGTGCCATTCCGCCCATCTGTCAGTACCTGACTAGCCCTAATGGCAGGATTACCATCTCGGGCAACGCGCCCGGCTGCCAATCCCGCCAGGATGTGCAGGCCGACTGTTTTCCGCTCAGCATCACCCAGCAGCCCGCCAGTTCGTCGGTGGTTTGTATAGCTACGCCCGTCTCCACCTCGGTTGGGGTAGCCGGCAATGCCCGCTTTTACCAGTGGTATCAGAACGGAACGGCCCTGACTAGTCAGACCTCCGCGACGCTGACGCTGCCCAGCCCCACCACGGCTGACGCGGGTCGTTATGTGGTGGTCATCAGCAACTCGGTAACCAGCCTGACCTCTACGGCCTTCAACCTGACGGTTAATGCTTCATCCGTCAGTCTGAGCAACAATGGCCCCCTGACCTGCACCCAGACCAGCGTCGCGCTATCGGCAAGTGGCACCACCGGAGCTACTTACGCCTTCCGGGGTGTAAATGGCGCCATCGCCAGCAGTGGCAATACCGCCAGTGTGAGCAGCCCGGGCACTTACACCGTCACGGCTAGTCTCAACGGCTGCTCCAGCACGACGACCACCACGGTGGGCAGCAACACCACTCCGCCGACGGTCAGCATCAGCCCCTCGGCGACGGCCATCTGCGCGGGTCAGAGCGTTACCCTCAACGCCAACGCCATGACTAGCGGGGGCACCTTGAGCTACCGCTGGAACACCAATGCCACGACCCACAGCATTTCGGTCAGCGCCACCGGTCCTTACTCGGTGAGCGTCATCCGCTCGGATAACGGCTGCGTAGCGACGGCCACTGCCAGCGTGACGGTCAACCCCTTACCCACGCCCAACATCCTCGGTCTGGCCAGCGCTTACTGCCAGAATGCCGGTCAACAGCCACTGGCCGGTAGCCCGTCGGGGGGCGTGTTCACCGTCGACGGCAGCTCGGCGACCAGCTTCAACCCGGCTGGCCTAACCATCGGTCAGCACACAGTGGTCTACTCCTACACCAACACCAGCGGCTGCTCGAATACAACTGCACAAACCGTCACGATTAAGGAAGTGCCCCCTGCGCCTACACTAGTGACCGCTAGCGGCTACCCCTACCCGGCGGGACAATCCCGTTTAACCACCTCTCAGAACGTGGGGCCCGTCAGCCTGACAGTTCTGGGCTGCTCGGGGGGTATGCTCATGGCCAACGGCAACGCAGCCAGCAGCTTCACCATCACTACGGCTATGACCGGCACTCAGACCTACACGGCCACCTGCACCAGCAACGGCTGCACAAGCCTGGCGGGTAGTTTTCAACTTACCGTGCTGCCCACCACGCTGTCGGTGCTGCACCGCGATGCGGATTACGGTAACACCCAGAATAACGTCATCAAGCCCTATCTGGAACTGGCTAACGCTGGTGGGCAGGCCATCCCCTATAGCGAGGTAACCGTGCGCTACTGGTTCACCACCGAAGGCCAGGCCCCGCCCACCAACCTGGCGGTATACTACGCCCAGTTAGGGGCAGTGAGTATGAGCTATGTGCCGCTGAACCAGCCCCGCCAGGGCGCTTTCGGCTACGTCGAATACAGCTTTCCCGGCGGGGGGGAGCCTGGCCGGGGGCGCCAACTCGGGACCCATCCAGAACGCCATCCAGAAAACCGATGGCAGTAA
- a CDS encoding ATP-binding protein translates to MARNVSMFSLFRIRFFAALLGLGMCLLAQAQQVMPAFIRQIPVPSTINFNTVDATQDARGNLWFATQEGVVRFDGRQFRAYHDPVLRQGDDYFHVVPSPDGRIWCKQGRGSILSYINSKEDKIVRVPDSSRLVRDYLVPWRSNYLFADADANLWIGLRQKGLIRFNPRTYAIEPIFDREGEAVRRLTQDQQGIIWFTTNEAVYAYNPVSRALKRYREEFERRPANGKFAIGIHARRDSTILVGLSNEVAVIQPATGRVTRLKLLSNEADSNQVVYDFYDDPQGNTYFSTFKAHYRYTNRGDLEQLELGGIPYPVGFLYPGRNHRLWVTAGHSLIEYDLARLRPVPAFSLLDVLINGTPLTAASARQQLVRDSLGHPTLTVQEGDLIGLTVSPYVAANRTGPFRLRLKGYDQWTVTEDPTHLVSYELSAGTYTLLLNRFVWPSGWEKVVSTLTILVQPPFWKTGWFWSVVLVIVGAFGAGFLQNWTRRRRLRQELARREFEAAALREVDELKSRFFTNITHELRTPLTIILNATEQLSQAPLGVSDQQRVHSVQRNAQQLSRLIDETLDMAKLDAGKLDRRERTGDPVAFVGQVVAQFQGLAQHRQLRLDWLDQSTRQQPYRFDDEKLETITYNLLSNALKFTPAHGSIQIECRVIAPATLLLRVADTGIGIPADQQARIFERFHQVDSSSTRAYSGTGIGLALVKELADWLGGSVSVESTVGQGSVFTLRLPLTPTDAAQATGGAKLSVPDLPGSAVRHRLEPDNGADSEPADEANRPLLLVVEDNEELRSFLAESLSAQYRVYTAGNGRRGLELALAEVPDLIVSDVMMPEMDGYALVEHLKADARTSHIPVVLLTAKSSADSRLTGLSVGADDYLGKPFSLAELALRLGNCLRTRQNWQRWLMQHLAADRSANADYADPQLVREEEFLARLRHVILDHLTDEAVDVDWLTKQAGMSRTHLHRKLTTLTGMSTTRFIHSVRIQRAVELLQQGELNVAQLAQAVGYGSQSYFTKIFQEQTGYLPTMRKG, encoded by the coding sequence ATGGCTCGTAATGTTTCTATGTTTTCCTTGTTTCGTATCCGGTTCTTCGCAGCTTTGCTGGGGTTGGGAATGTGCCTCCTGGCCCAGGCCCAGCAGGTGATGCCCGCCTTTATCCGGCAAATTCCGGTGCCCTCAACGATCAACTTTAACACGGTAGACGCCACCCAGGACGCCAGGGGTAACCTCTGGTTTGCCACCCAGGAGGGCGTAGTTCGCTTCGATGGCCGGCAGTTTCGGGCCTATCACGATCCGGTGCTGCGCCAGGGCGACGATTACTTCCACGTTGTTCCCTCGCCCGATGGCCGCATCTGGTGCAAACAGGGCCGCGGCAGCATCCTGTCCTACATCAATTCCAAAGAAGATAAAATCGTGCGGGTGCCCGATTCGAGCCGCCTGGTCCGGGATTATCTGGTGCCCTGGCGGAGTAACTACCTCTTTGCCGATGCCGACGCCAACCTGTGGATCGGCCTGCGCCAAAAGGGGCTCATTCGGTTTAATCCCCGCACTTACGCCATCGAGCCCATTTTCGACCGGGAAGGCGAAGCAGTTCGTCGGCTTACGCAGGATCAGCAGGGTATCATCTGGTTTACCACCAACGAGGCTGTTTACGCCTACAACCCGGTCTCGCGTGCGCTCAAACGCTACCGCGAAGAATTCGAACGCCGTCCCGCCAACGGCAAGTTTGCCATCGGGATTCACGCCCGGCGGGATAGTACTATTCTCGTCGGCCTGAGCAACGAAGTGGCCGTCATCCAGCCAGCTACCGGCCGGGTGACTCGGCTGAAGCTGCTCTCGAATGAGGCCGATTCGAATCAAGTGGTCTATGACTTTTACGACGATCCCCAGGGAAACACGTATTTCTCAACCTTCAAAGCGCATTACCGCTACACGAATCGGGGCGATTTAGAGCAACTTGAATTGGGGGGAATTCCCTATCCAGTGGGGTTTCTCTATCCCGGCCGCAATCACCGGCTTTGGGTAACGGCGGGACACTCGTTGATCGAGTATGATCTGGCCCGCCTGCGCCCGGTGCCCGCCTTCAGCCTGTTGGATGTGTTGATCAACGGCACCCCGCTAACGGCCGCCAGTGCCCGCCAGCAGTTGGTGCGCGACTCACTCGGCCACCCCACCCTGACGGTACAGGAGGGCGATCTGATTGGGCTAACCGTTTCGCCCTACGTGGCCGCAAACCGGACCGGGCCGTTTCGGCTACGTCTGAAAGGCTACGACCAATGGACGGTGACCGAAGATCCCACCCACCTCGTCTCTTATGAGTTGTCGGCGGGCACTTACACGCTCCTGCTCAACCGATTTGTTTGGCCCTCCGGCTGGGAGAAGGTCGTCTCGACCCTAACCATCCTTGTGCAACCTCCGTTCTGGAAAACCGGCTGGTTCTGGAGTGTTGTGCTGGTCATTGTCGGAGCCTTTGGGGCGGGGTTTCTTCAGAACTGGACCCGACGGCGCCGACTGCGGCAGGAACTGGCCCGCCGAGAGTTTGAAGCGGCCGCGTTGCGCGAAGTAGACGAGTTGAAAAGCCGTTTTTTTACCAATATCACCCATGAACTGCGTACGCCCTTAACCATCATCCTCAACGCCACTGAACAGTTGAGCCAAGCCCCCCTGGGCGTGTCGGATCAGCAACGGGTGCACTCGGTTCAACGGAATGCCCAGCAGCTAAGCCGGCTCATTGATGAAACCCTGGACATGGCCAAACTCGACGCCGGTAAACTCGACCGACGGGAACGAACCGGCGATCCGGTGGCCTTTGTGGGGCAGGTGGTGGCGCAGTTTCAGGGCCTGGCCCAACACCGTCAACTTCGGCTCGACTGGCTGGATCAATCCACCCGCCAACAGCCCTACCGCTTTGACGATGAGAAGCTCGAAACGATTACTTATAATCTGCTCTCAAACGCCCTTAAGTTTACACCAGCGCACGGTTCTATACAGATTGAATGCCGGGTAATCGCTCCGGCTACCCTCTTGCTGCGGGTGGCCGATACGGGCATTGGTATTCCCGCCGACCAGCAGGCGCGCATTTTTGAGCGTTTCCACCAGGTCGACAGTTCCTCCACGCGGGCCTACTCTGGCACGGGCATTGGCCTGGCGTTGGTCAAGGAATTGGCCGACTGGCTCGGTGGCAGTGTATCCGTTGAAAGTACAGTGGGTCAGGGGAGTGTATTTACCCTCAGGTTACCGCTTACACCGACTGACGCTGCCCAAGCTACCGGCGGGGCGAAGTTGTCTGTTCCAGACTTACCCGGATCGGCCGTCCGGCACCGTCTGGAGCCGGACAATGGTGCGGATAGCGAACCCGCCGACGAGGCCAACCGGCCATTGTTACTGGTGGTGGAAGATAATGAAGAACTCCGGTCGTTCCTGGCCGAATCGTTGTCGGCTCAGTACCGAGTGTATACTGCCGGAAACGGTCGGCGGGGGCTTGAACTGGCCCTGGCTGAAGTACCCGACCTGATTGTGAGCGACGTGATGATGCCGGAGATGGACGGTTACGCTCTGGTGGAGCACCTGAAAGCCGATGCGCGAACCAGTCACATTCCGGTAGTACTGCTCACCGCCAAATCGTCCGCTGACAGCCGCCTGACGGGCTTGAGCGTGGGGGCCGACGATTACCTGGGTAAGCCCTTTAGTTTAGCTGAACTTGCCCTACGTCTTGGTAACTGCCTGCGCACCCGTCAGAACTGGCAACGCTGGCTGATGCAGCATCTAGCCGCCGACCGGAGCGCTAACGCGGATTACGCCGATCCCCAGTTGGTCCGAGAAGAGGAGTTTCTGGCCCGGTTACGACACGTTATTCTCGACCACCTGACCGACGAAGCGGTTGACGTTGACTGGCTAACCAAACAGGCGGGTATGAGTCGGACCCACCTTCACCGCAAATTAACCACCCTGACAGGTATGAGTACCACGCGCTTTATTCACAGTGTTCGTATTCAACGGGCCGTAGAACTCTTACAACAGGGCGAGCTAAACGTGGCGCAGCTTGCCCAGGCGGTTGGCTATGGTTCGCAGTCGTATTTCACGAAAATATTTCAGGAACAGACCGGTTATCTACCTACTATGCGAAAGGGATAA
- a CDS encoding right-handed parallel beta-helix repeat-containing protein — protein sequence MGYAQTTYYVASSGSDSNNGRASDAPFQSINKINSLALQPGDQILFRRGDTFRGTLQITQSGSSMSPIVIDAYGAGNKPVLAGSSLVSNWTNIGNNLWQATCSACGDRVTGVYRNNAALPLGRYPNLDVSNKGYLTVQSHSGRSSLTSQQALITNWTGAEAVFRPVNWILNRSIIRGQSGNTLQLDGSGNFNVSDNWGYFIQNHPSTLDQVGEWYYNPATKTIQLFDNQANPNNSSITATTRAQSIVLTSVAYITIRNLQLAQSVATGILATNTSNLVFSSNDVVQSGEDGISLQGSGSQILMEGNLIEDANNNGLIIGAYQNFTFRGNTVQKIGLLPGRGKSGDGTYIGILMATTANTLFENNIIDNIGYNGITFSTSTTIQHNQVSNFCMTKSDGSGLYIWNGNQQVMANMHLLSNVVFNGIGAPEGAPSDQPAEANGIYLDDCTTNIEVANNTVYNCAGMGIYFHGTSNSKLTGNTLFNNSEAQFVIRNVNGCPPQTNVIKGNQFVSRLATQPTAKYEASSVAEVANFGQFDNNVYARPFEDVNKIHVYYGNVTGGDGYLVSSVAEPIRA from the coding sequence ATGGGCTACGCTCAAACGACTTACTACGTAGCCAGCTCCGGCAGTGACTCCAACAACGGCCGCGCCAGTGATGCCCCCTTCCAATCTATCAACAAGATTAATTCATTAGCCCTGCAGCCCGGCGATCAAATCCTATTTCGACGAGGGGATACTTTCCGGGGAACCTTGCAAATTACCCAATCCGGTTCGTCAATGAGTCCAATTGTCATTGATGCGTACGGTGCAGGCAACAAGCCTGTACTAGCCGGCTCTTCGCTGGTAAGCAACTGGACCAATATAGGCAATAACCTATGGCAGGCTACCTGCTCCGCTTGTGGGGATCGGGTGACGGGTGTGTACCGGAACAACGCAGCCTTGCCATTAGGGCGATATCCCAACCTTGACGTCTCAAATAAAGGATACTTAACCGTTCAGTCCCATTCGGGTCGGTCATCCTTAACGAGCCAGCAGGCCTTAATCACAAACTGGACCGGCGCAGAAGCCGTATTCCGGCCGGTCAACTGGATTTTGAACCGGTCAATCATTAGAGGTCAGAGTGGTAACACATTACAATTAGATGGGTCGGGGAATTTTAATGTTAGTGACAATTGGGGCTATTTTATTCAGAATCATCCCTCAACACTCGATCAAGTGGGCGAGTGGTATTATAACCCAGCTACGAAAACGATTCAGTTATTTGATAATCAAGCCAATCCTAATAACTCCTCCATTACGGCTACAACCCGCGCTCAGTCGATTGTGCTGACGAGCGTAGCCTACATTACGATTCGCAACCTGCAGCTTGCCCAATCCGTAGCAACTGGCATTTTGGCTACGAACACGTCAAATTTAGTGTTTAGCAGTAATGATGTCGTGCAATCGGGCGAAGATGGTATATCGCTCCAAGGATCGGGTAGTCAGATTCTGATGGAGGGTAATTTAATTGAGGATGCCAACAATAATGGGCTTATCATTGGCGCTTATCAGAATTTCACGTTTCGGGGGAATACCGTTCAAAAGATAGGACTGCTTCCGGGGCGGGGCAAAAGTGGCGACGGAACGTACATAGGCATATTGATGGCGACAACCGCGAATACGCTATTTGAAAACAACATCATTGATAACATTGGCTATAACGGCATTACTTTCTCGACCAGTACGACTATTCAGCATAATCAGGTCAGCAATTTCTGCATGACCAAAAGCGACGGGAGCGGGCTCTACATCTGGAACGGCAATCAGCAGGTCATGGCCAATATGCACCTGCTGTCGAACGTCGTGTTTAACGGGATTGGAGCGCCTGAGGGAGCACCCAGTGACCAGCCCGCCGAAGCCAACGGGATTTATCTGGATGACTGTACAACTAACATTGAGGTAGCCAACAACACGGTCTATAATTGCGCCGGCATGGGTATTTATTTTCACGGCACGTCGAACAGTAAGCTGACGGGCAATACCCTCTTCAATAACAGCGAAGCCCAGTTTGTGATTCGTAACGTGAACGGCTGTCCCCCCCAAACCAATGTGATTAAAGGTAACCAGTTCGTCAGCCGATTAGCGACTCAACCCACGGCGAAGTATGAAGCGAGCAGTGTAGCAGAGGTGGCTAATTTTGGCCAGTTTGATAACAACGTATACGCCCGCCCTTTTGAGGATGTCAATAAAATTCATGTTTACTACGGCAACGTCACGGGGGGGGACGGATATCTCGTTAGCTCAGTGGCAGAGCCAATTCGGGCGTGA